The Colletotrichum higginsianum IMI 349063 chromosome 2, whole genome shotgun sequence genome has a segment encoding these proteins:
- a CDS encoding Integral membrane protein, with amino-acid sequence MRIPPIDVLMNWPRPNYINPVDRGPGLLIIETAFLGLALTCLCLRMYVRMFMIRQTWWDDWLMCAGMVFCIGVTICVILATEMYGWNLHVWDIPLSLIRQSRQVGKHSEDLFALEAFYETDDPPEQISMAAQTLFLFASGLSKLSILASYLRLAAPGTWFQRLTWATGCLVFTLTWVFLIVLWTQCMPIWHYWTLFADWGNCIPEWPPLAGQGITNVLTDVAVYLLPMPTLFRLRMPLGQRISLVVLFGLGTVVVVAGVMRTYWVLQVEIRYAVDPAYDLTWDGFNIWVWTALEVNLAIVCGCAPALRRLFTGGKQENTRPAQGSVPTIGCWGQKWKKGAQETQQGNDEEEYRLAMVQTRSMCTKESSITKLV; translated from the exons ATGCGAATCCCACCCATCGACGTCCTCATGAACTGGCCACGGCCAAACTACATCAACCCGGTCGACCGTGGTCCCGGGCTGCTAATCATCGAAACGGCGTTCCTGGGACTCGCGCTGACGTGTCTGTGCCTGCGGATGTACGTCAGGATGTTCATGATCCGCCAGACGTGGTGGGACGACTGGCTCATGTGCGCGGGAATGGTGTTCTGCATCGGCGTGACGATCTGCGTGATTCTAG CAACTGAAATGTACGGTTGGAATCTGCACGTTTGGGACATACCTCTGTCGCTGATCAGACAGAGCCGGCAGGTAGGCAAGCACAGCGAAGACCTCTTCGCCTTGGAGGCGTTTTATGAAACTGACGACCCCCCCGAGCAGATATCCATGGCGGCGCAGACCCTGTTCCTCTTCGCATCCGGCCTCAGCAAGCTCTCGATCCTCGCAAGCTACCTGAGGCTCGCGGCGCCCGGTACCTGGTTCCAGCGTCTCACCTGGGCGACCGGGTGCCTCGTGTTCACCCTGACGTGGGTGTTTCTCATCGTCCTGTGGACTCAGTGCAT GCCCATCTGGCACTACTGGACGCTTTTCGCCGACTGGGGCAACTGCATCCCGGAGTGGCCGCCGCTCGCGGGCCAGGGCATCACGAACGTGCTgaccgacgtcgccgtctACCTCCTCCCGATGCCCACCCTGTTCCGGCTGCGGATGCCGCTGGGTCAGCGCATAAGTCTGGTCGTCCTTTTCGGCCTCGGGAcggtggtcgtcgtcgcgggtGTCATGCGGACGTACTGGGTCCTGCAGGTCGAGATCCGCTACGCTGTCGACCCGGCGTACGACCTCACCTGGGACGGGTTCAACATCTGGGTCTGGACGGCCCTCGAGGTGAACCTCGCCATCGTCTGCGGCTGCGCCCCGGCACTCAGGCGGCTGTTCACCGGCGGGAAGCAGGAGAATACGCGACCGGCGCAGGGCTCCGTGCCGACTATTGGGTGCTGGGGGCAGAAGTGGAAGAAGGGGGCCCAAGAGACACAGCAAGGgaacgacgaggaggaaTACCGGCTTGCAATGGTTCAGACCCGGAGCATGTGTACAAAGGAATCATCAATCACGAAGCTAGTCTGA
- a CDS encoding putative Vitamin H transporter codes for MAPPPEAPGSDPEKRTHSAIDPAPGALTAADDDLVSKHHITDESGALAASALNSAPLDDAQSRSILRKLDRRILPFLCVTYALQFIDKTSLGYSSVYGIIPDNGLVGQQYSWASSIFYFGYLVAEYPGVAVLQRFPVAKFLGANIVLWGAILMTTAACSSFAGLASVRFLLGATEATISPGFVAVTGMWWTRQEQAGRSALWVSFLGVGSFIGTLLAYGIGHITGSLSPWKYIFLILGAMTVVWGVVFTLFVPDSPANVTWLTEQERVVAVQRVAANNTGTGRSRTFVMAQVVEAATDPAIIILGLISFVNAIASGGLAFGSLIIQGFGFSPLQTTLMNLPLSTVQVVTQLGAGFLTSKISSSRLHVGTVAMIPPIIGTLLINQLHLDNKWGRLVGVWLLGSYPVGFMVILGLLSTNIAGGTKRSVASGWVFVCYCIGQIAGPQFFKSKEAPAYHNGIVAMLCGFILNLVLNQILRFIYVLENKKRDKLLEGKSEEEIAEMQREGEVLGFEDATDKTNPMFRYVL; via the exons ATGGCACCACCCCCCGAAGCTCCGGGTTCGGACCCGGAAAAGCGGACCCACTCGGCCATTGACCCGGCCCCCGGTgccctcaccgccgccgacgatgactTGGTCTCGAAGCACCACATCACCGACGAGTCCGGCGcgctcgccgcctcggccctcaACTCGGcgcccctcgacgacgcgcaGTCCCGCTCGATCCTCAGGAAGCTCGACCGGCGcatcctccccttcctctgCGTCACCTACGCGCTCCAGTTCATCGACAAGACGTCGCTGGGCTACAGCTCCGTCTACGGCATCATCCCGGAcaacggcctcgtcggccagcaGTACAGCTGGGCGAGCAGCATCTTCTACTTCGGctacctcgtcgccgagtaccccggcgtcgccgtcctgCAGCGCTTCCCCGTCGCCAAGTTCCTCGGCGCCAACATCGTCCTCTGGGGCGCGATCCTCATGACCACGGCGGCCTGCAGCTCCTTCGCGGGGCTGGCGTCGGtccgcttcctcctcggcgccacCGAGGCCACCATCTCGCCGggcttcgtcgccgtcacaGGCATGTGGTGGACGCGCCAGGAGCAGGCCGGCCGCTCGGCGCTCTGGGTCtccttcctcggcgtcggcagcttCATCGGCACGCTGCTGGCCTACGGCATCGGCCACATCACGGGCTCACTTTCGCCGTGGAAGTAcatcttcctcatcctcggtgCCATGACGGTCGTCTGGGGTGTTGTCTTTACGCTCTTCGTGCCCGACAGCCCCGCCAACGTGACGTGGCTGACGGAGCAGGAGAGGGTCGTCGCCGTGCAGCGCGTCGCGGCGAACaacaccggcaccggccggAGCAGGACCTTCGTCATGgcgcaggtcgtcgaggcggcgacggacccggccatcatcatcctgGGCCTGATTTCCTTTGTGAACGCGATCGCGTCCGGGGGCTTGGCGTTCGGCTCGCTGATCATCCAGGGGTTCGGGTTCAGCCCCCTGCAGACGACGCTGATGAACCTGCCCCTTTCTACGGTCCAGGTCGTCACGCAGCTCGGTGCCGGTTTCTTGACGAGCAAGATCTCTAGCTCACGATTGCACGTTGGCACGGTTGCCATGATCCCACCG ATCATCGGCACGCTACTGATCAACCAGCTCCACCTGGACAACAAATGGGGCCGCCTCGTCGGTGTGTGGCTCTTGGGGTCATACCCCGTCGGCTTCATGGTCATCCTCGGGCTCCTCTCGACAaacatcgccggcggcacgAAGCGCTCCGTCGCCTCGGGTTGGGTGTTTGTGTGCTACTGCATCGGGCAGATCGCGGGCCCCCAGTTCTTCAAGAGCAAGGAGGCGCCGGCCTACCACAACGGCATCGTGGCAATGCTGTGCGGCTTCATCCTGAACCTCGTCCTCAACCAGATTCTACGGTTCATCTACGTGCTGGAGAACAAGAAGCGCGATAAGCTGCTCGAGGGCAAGTCCGAAGAGGAGATTGCCGAGATGCAGAGGGAGGGTGAGGTCCTGGGGTTCGAGGATGCGACTGACAAGACCAAC CCGATGTTCCGGTACGTCCTCTGA
- a CDS encoding amidohydrolase codes for MPPAEDDDDFVFVSHADAHPAAGPSSPEHLDEISAVVADLADSLWPVNKTIHDNPELGYHEFIAHNALTSFMRTQPGWRVTPSAYGMATAWVAVWDSGRKGPVVSFNAEMDCLPGIGHACGHNLIATASLAGALATATLLSRHRLPGKVVLYGTPAEEGGGGKIRLLRAGAYADHAVDLNLISHPGIVADTALMRTSAYASLRAEFFGVEAHAAANPWLGVNALDALVISYNAISVLRQQTMPGDVVQGNITHGGARPNIIHAYAAGDFVVRADSSARLAELRRKVDRCFAAGAEATGAKLRITPTGSYLDHVPNRVLGRSYARYFNALTDPGESGIPVDQDVDETRGRTMASTDQGDVSYAMPSLSVGFAIPPGDKGQGPHNPEFAEAAGTRVAFERSLRVGKGLAGVAFDVYTKEGMLDEVKRAWRKDMGK; via the exons ATGCCTCCCgctgaagacgacgatgacttcgtcttcgtctcccACGCAGACGCCCACCCCGCCGCAGGCCCCTCGTCCCCCGAGCACCTCGATGAGATCTCCGCCGTtgtcgccgacctcgccgacagCCTGTGGCCAGTCAACAAGACGATCCACGACAACCCGGAGCTCGGCTACCACGAGTTCATCGCCCACAACGCCCTCACGTCCTTCATGCGGACCCAGCCCGGCTGGCGggtgacgccctcggcctaTGGCATGGCCACGGCCTGGGTCGCCGTCTGGGATAGCGGGCGCAAGGGGCCCGTCGTGTCCTTCAACGCCGAGATGG ACTGCCTCCCCGGCATAGGCCACGCCTGCGGCCACAACCTCATCGCAAccgcctccctcgccggcgccctcgccaccgCTACCCTCCTCTcgcgccaccgcctccccGGCAAGGTCGTCCTCTACGGCACCCcagccgaggagggcggcggcggcaagatccgcctcctccgcgccggcgcctACGCCGaccacgccgtcgacctcaacCTCATCTCCCACCcgggcatcgtcgccgacacCGCCCTCATGCGCACCTCGGCCTACGCCTCCCTCCGCGCCGAGttcttcggcgtcgaggcacacgccgccgccaacccctGGCTCGGCGTcaacgccctcgacgccctcgtcatcTCCTACAACGCCATCTCCGTCCTGCGCCAGCAGACCATgcccggcgacgtcgtccaaGGCAACATCACacacggcggcgcccgccCCAACATCATCCACGCctacgccgccggcgacttCGTCGTGCGCGCCGACTCCAgcgcccgcctcgccgagctgcggCGCAAGGTCGACAGgtgcttcgccgccggcgccgaggccaccGGCGCCAAGCTGCGCATCACGCCCACGGGAAGCTACCTCGACCACGTGCCCAACCGCGTCCTGGGCCGCTCCTACGCGCGCTACTTCAACGCCCTCACGGACCCTGGCGAGTCCGGGATCCCCGTCGACCAGGACGTTGACGAGACCCGCGGCCGCACCATGGCGAGCACCGACCAGGGCGACGTGAGCTACGCCATGCCGAGCCTCAGCGTCGGCTTCGCGATCCCGCCGGGGGATAAGGGCCAAGGGCCGCACAATCCCGAgttcgccgaggcggccggcaCGAGGGTGGCGTTCGAGAGGAGCTTAAGGGTCGGCAAGGGgctggccggcgtcgcgTTCGACGTGTACACCAAGGAGGGCATGCTGGATGAGGTCAAGAGGGCCTGGAGGAAGGACATGGGGAAGTGA
- a CDS encoding G-protein coupled yields the protein MPWFSSTSCDESACAAVDPNAPSMVGLLFSLLPFTATFAAVATIANQKIFPKLARVHDAHDGEDHYLPSHAPPSLKQVHAEHGQKSPRRRAAAVVFSVTIALATVLGELILSEISDLVSRRAREVGLRFTVPTLLVLLVGVIPFLEIQSVVSGIGWKFQRNSKGKIPRFAWGVQILAFCAWLFAFWSLGGLVGLDRTATAGGGILRACLERIGVIGISLMAMLSGFAAVSSPWHTLGAVSERRKRPVTEADISRKEAGLDATNEMLLTKRHRLQALERKASEAQSASSSSGGFMGKMLGAVRGMGGDEAEMRALRLEIGGLETMEANLHSSLGMMRSRQAADARAATPLGKVLAVPHYIFSLYCLYRILATTLATLRRAYYPSSSFSSSDPINRFLGLLARHWDPKLDQIAWARQISFLLSGVILAASANSVLQTFHLFSKWMPGLLYQAQANLALLIGQITAVYVISAALLLRSNLPREMGSAVGDALEGALEPRFVDWWFEAWFLMSCAVTGLGVWISRKIGSEDWDEYQSEEMGAKRM from the coding sequence ATGCCCTGGTTCAGCTCTACTTCCTGCGACGAGtcggcctgcgccgccgtAGACCCCAACGCCCCGTCCATGGTCGGCCTGCTGTTCTCGCTGCTGCCCTTCACAGCcaccttcgccgccgtcgccacaATCGCGAACCAAAAGATCTTCCCGAAGCTCGCCAGAGTCCACGATGCCCACGATGGCGAGGACCACTACCTACCGTCGCACGCGCCACCCAGCCTGAAGCAAGTACACGCCGAGCACGGACAAAAaagcccgaggaggagggcggccgccgtcgtttTCTCGGTCACCATCGCGCTGGCCACGGTGCTGGGCGAGTTGATACTGAGCGAGATCTCGGACCTGGTCAGCCGCCGGGCCCGGGAGGTTGGGTTGCGGTTCACGGTGCCCACGCTCCTGGTcttgctcgtcggcgtcatccccTTCCTGGAGATCCAAAGCGTGGTTTCGGGCATAGGATGGAAGTTCCAGAGGAACAGCAAAGGCAAGATCCCCCGCTTTGCTTGGGGCGTGCAGATACTGGCCTTTTGTGCGTGGCTGTTTGCCTTCTGGAGCTTGGGCGGTTTGGTCGGTCTCGACAGGACGGCGACCGCGGGAGGGGGTATACTGCGTGCTTGTCTTGAGAGAATCGGCGTCATTGGCATCTCGTTGATGGCGATGCTCAGCGGCTTCGCGGCCGTGTCGAGTCCGTGGCACACCCTCGGCGCTGTCTCGGAAAGGAGGAAGCGGCCTGTGACGGAAGCAGACATCTCGAGAAAGGAGGCGGGGCTAGACGCCACGAACGAGATGCTTCTGACCAAAAGACATCGTCTGCAGGCGCTCGAGCGCAAGGCGTCCGAAGCACAGTCTGCATCGTCCAGCTCTGGTGGGTTCATGGGCAAGATGCTCGGTGCCGTCCGCGGCATGGGCggagacgaggccgagatgcgCGCGCTGCGGCTGGAGATTGGAGGTCTCGAGACGATGGAGGCGAACCTCCACTCGTCGCTGGGCATGATGCGCTCGCgccaggccgccgacgcccgcgccgcgaCACCCCTGGGGAAAGTACTCGCGGTGCCACACTACATCTTCAGCCTCTACTGTCTATACCGGATTCTGGCCACCACGCTCGCGACGCTGCGAAGGGCGTACTACCCCAGCTCGAGCTTCAGCTCCTCGGACCCGATCAACCGCTTCTTGGGGCTGCTCGCGCGCCACTGGGATCCCAAGCTGGACCAGATTGCTTGGGCGCGGCAGATCAGCTTTCTGCTGTCCGGCGTCATACTCGCGGCGAGCGCCAACAGCGTGCTGCAGACATTCCACCTGTTCTCCAAGTGGATGCCCGGTCTTCTTTACCAGGCGCAGGCGAACCTGGCGCTGCTGATTGGCCAGATCACTGCCGTCTATGTCATCAGCGCGGCGCTGCTACTGCGGAGCAATCTGCCAAGGGAGATGGGAAGCGCCGTCGGTGACGCGCTCGAGGGTGCGCTGGAGCCGCGGTTCGTGGACTGGTGGTTCGAGGCGTGGTTCCTGATGAGCTGCGCCGTCACCGGGTTAGGCGTGTGGATCTCGAGAAAGATCGGGAGTGAGGACTGGGATGAGTACCAGTCCGAGGAGATGGGCGCCAAGAGGATGTAG
- a CDS encoding Universal stress protein family, with the protein MATLTRTSLPDRFQSHVAFDNLPLGEATKSNTLSLTLDVRHKGYQAQRRSRTFMVGVDEHAYSDYALQWLLDELVDDGDEVVCVRVIEKELRAAETNKAYQDEAQKIMDSIVKRNGLNRAIKIVLEYASGKLHATFQQLIQMHQPAMLIVGTRGRSLGGIQGLVNTRNSFSKYCLQYSPVPVVVVRPTEKREKKKSKRKNDSERQTYVRMLSATGGKHEADSERSSMYNVEVHNTADEEAHQVAKALGLPAAFDPTIKPVDLNALLHPRQQSTASNLSQSSTAGPGRSSAPPSAAGDSDDDDEDDEDEDFEVFSGGQAINSDKLHKMEANEAAAFRQNRKTSLDSSASGADDDDEDEDQDGESKVSRNSSNS; encoded by the exons ATGGCGACGCTAACTCGAACCTCGTTGCCGGACAGATTCCAGTCACATGTCGCATTCGACAATCTGCCGCTGGGCGAAGCGACCAAGAGCAACACGCTTTCGCTGACACTGGACGTCAGACACAAGGGCTACCAAGCACAACGACGATCTCGCACCTTCATGGTAGGCGTCGACGAACATGCCTATTCCGATTATGCGCTGCAATGGCTTCTagacgagcttgtcgacgacggagacgaagttgtgtgtgtgcgcgtgATCGAGAAGGAGCTCCGCGCTGCCGAGACCAACAAGGCGTACCAGGACGAGGCGCAGAAGATCATGGACAGCATTGTTAAGCGCAATGGCCTGAACCGTGCAATCAAAATTGTGCTGGAATACGCCAGCGGCAAGCTGCACGCGACGTTTCAGCAACTG ATCCAAATGCATCAACCCGCCATGCTCATCGTAGGTACGAGAGGGAGGTCGCTGGGCGGCATACAGGGACTGGTGAACACGCGTAACTCTTTCTCGAAATACTGCTTGCAGTATTCGCCCGTCCCCGTCGTTGTCGTTCGACCAACAGAAAAGcgggaaaagaagaagtcTAAGAGGAAGAACGACTCCGAACGCCAAACTTACGTCCGGATGCTTTCGGCGACAGGCGGAAAGCACGAGGCCGACAGTGAGAGGAGCAGCATGTACAACGTGGAGGTGCACAAcacggcggacgaggaggcccaCCAGGTCGCCAAAGCGCTGGGACTCCCGGCAGCCTTCGATCCGACCATCAAGCCGGTCGACTTGAACGCTCTGTTGCATCCCCGACAGCAGTCCACGGCGTCCAACCTCTCACAATCGAGCACAGCGGGCCCCGGCAGATCGTCTGCGCCGCCTAGCGCCGCTGGTGAcagcgatgatgacgacgaggacgacgaagacgaggattTCGAGGTCTTCTCGGGCGGACAAGCCATCAACTCGGACAAGCTGCACAAGATGGAGGCCAATGAGGCGGCAGCCTTCCGACAGAATCGGAAGACCAGCCTCGACTCCAGCGCCAGCGGCgcggacgatgatgacgaggacgaggaccaaGACGGCGAGTCAAAGGTGTCCCGAAATAGCAGCAACAGCTGA